A stretch of Halichondria panicea chromosome 1, odHalPani1.1, whole genome shotgun sequence DNA encodes these proteins:
- the LOC135352042 gene encoding uncharacterized protein LOC135352042 isoform X2 → MDTPTHPPTHAHTHAHRRLETEPDTPTVQEQLARDLWEAVNNDNVSKVRSVLGQGANPNHQLYWSEEWRTNDRRPPVHRACWRGYLEITRALVSGGADIEKGDRRWGRTAFHWACRGGHMETVVYLSQEMKCRIDVRDEWDVTPLHQACLGGSIQVVKYFVEVLKVDVDVTDVNGKTPLDKAVVGCKTEVIDYLQSIQPSTPEPDTRNGSEQLLSNSIVDMTSSMTSDPLSGQQTPSAGDEQPETIDTQNDSTQLSTDDQTLSSTPLTEEDSDALEKLLLDNKISLTGERTYETVVHHLRELGHMELAANLRENLDKVIKWQRRYLDRLMTLMVDKETIDMCTLKLCLVGPPHVGKTTTLNRLLQVYENIQSAGDKAKHPSTLLANCIQVMALINKDEWISSKDVDEEAKMIFGYLCGNLTLDEIDIPNEESTKATRSEETVPYKVHTQTVQQATLTDSEDKAAVTHSNKLAQVILRLQKLIKSGNYSQMAKCLGNTLLNINDVGGQPEFLEMLPALSNGPAMYLVFLDLSKELDKPYKIPFCRDGKVITPYKSMHTVKTAVSQILSSIASVRHMSEISKPLLKTPQLKEKFEAFLTVPPVAALIGTHKDKLGGVSTDGPEKEKLTRDKLLEINAALKPTTKTFEKILVFPKQESNTSDDTADKDASDRMSFFALDNNKGTENAEISPLRGLLNKLFYFHFGKTSLPISKNWLVLGIILRKEYQIVTVEDCIEIGKRLEMDEEETTICLLYLHSIGSILYYTDVPNDDDPRWLLKGHVICLPQVIFDSISQLIIVSMQNVHGGGLNTEFEVAELIMKGQFTLEAIERHCKLDVEVSKKLKNNLLIPSGPLVKLLKYLNLLSEITHKDEDGERITYLMPAILKCASQDELTKPPQPDTNNPEPLHVTFSFGYVPTGVFCGLITRLVSQGPHGILGLTWELMEDGVKRNYVEFLVAKSNKITLLAHARCYEIRVVRRLCQVSLHDLCTYVLSVMLYTLKSLYPQLVPQIAFQCPCPDHQTSGGMDNLCVLAKDFWVQFLCRHKPVTLRKYQQVWLGKVASIGQKASLCVLKFVRNPAKQFSFDWSKVGDDDTAPVPSKPNTVSFPSVREEDFGHYQCEVKDAAAGKVLLTLYTALYKHQSNPLASGQRKRSLPSDVEVESLSKRPKNDVTVQGSSQEEPTSRNQTVEIAQQRSSIVLTGDDILTICEKLRSASKDWFNLGLALGMKITDLEDIEDAYRHNQHRLMKMVTKRLEITDPEHPMTWPYICECLRRPTVERNDVAEEIEDKYVRTATAVAHSATN, encoded by the exons atggacacacccacacacccacccacacacgcacacacacatgcacacaggagACTGGAAACTGAACCAGATACACCCAC tgttcagGAGCAGCTGGCCAGGGATCTGTGGGAGGCTGTAAACAATGATAATGTCAGCAAAGTGAGGTCCGTTTTGGGACAGGGGGCCAACCCAAAtcaccagctctactggagtgagGAGTGGAGGACGAATGATAGACGCCCTCCAGTACACCGAGCATGCTGGAGGGGCTACCTGGAGATCACTAGAGCACTCGTTAGTGGTGGAGCTGATATAGAGAAAGGTGATAGACGATGGGGCAGGACTGCATTTCACTGGGCGTGTAGGGGAGGACATATGGAGACTGTGGTGTATTTATCACAAGAGATGAAATGTCGTATTG ATGTGAGGGACGAGTGGGACGTAACACCACTGCACCAGGCTTGTTTGGGAGGAAGTATACAAGTTGTAAAATACTTTGTGGAGGTACTCAAGGTTGATGTTG ATGTGACTGATGTTAATGGCAAGACTCCTCTTGACAAGGCAGTAGTGGGTTGTAAAACTGAAGTTATCGATTATCTCCAGTCTATACAGCCCTCCACTCCTGAACCAG ATACTCGAAATGGTTCCGAACAACTTCTTTCTAATTCAATTGTTGACATGACCTCATCAA tgacctctgaccctctGTCTGGTCAACAGACACCCAGTGCTGGCGATGAACAACCAGAAACAATTG ATACTCAAAATGATTCCACACAACTTTCAACGGATGACCAAACCTTGTCAA GCACTCCATTGACTGAGGAAGACTCTGATGCTCTAGAAAAGCTGCTCCTAGACAACAAAATCTCTTTGACTGGTGAAAGGACATATGAGACAGTAGTTCACCACCTTCGTGAGCTCGGACATATGGAACTTGCAGCCAACCTGAGGGAAAACCTCGACAAAG TTATCAAATGGCAGCGTCGATACCTCGATAGACTCATGACTCTAATGGTTGATAAAGAAACAATCGATATGTGCACTCTGAAACTGTGTCTCGTTGGTCCGCCTCACGTTGGGAAGACAACCACACTCAATCGTCTACTGCAAGTGTATGAAAACATTCAATCAGCTGGAGACAAAGCGAAACATCCAAGCACTCTACTAGCTAACTGTATCCAAGTTATGGCGTTGATTAATAAAGATGAGTGGATATCTTCCAAGGATGTCGATGAAGAAGCCAAGATGATATTTGGTTATCTATGTGGCAATTTAACTCTCGATGAAATAGATATACCCAATGAAGAATCGACAAAGGCCACCCGATCTGAAGAAACAGTACCTTACAAAGTCCACACACAAACTGTACAACAAGCCACACTTACCGACTCTGAGGATAAAGCCGCTGTAACCCACAGCAACAAACTAGCACAGGTCATTCTTCGACTGCAAAAGCTGATAAAGAGCGGAAACTACTCCCAAATGGCCAAATGTCTTGGCAACACCTTGCTGAACATAAACGATGTCGGAGGCCAACCAGAATTCCTAGAAATGCTACCAGCCCTGAGCAATGGTCCTGCCATGTATCTAGTGTTCTTGGATCTGAGCAAGGAACTTGACAAGCCCTACAAGATTCCATTCTGTCGTGATGGTAAAGTCATCACTCCTTATAAATCAATGCACACAGTGAAAACCGCAGtctctcaaatcctctcaTCCATTGCTAGTGTGCGTCACATGTCGGAAATTTCGAAGCCTCTCTTAAAAACTCCTCAGTTGAAGGAAAAATTTGAAGCTTTTCTCACTGTCCCTCCAGTGGCAGCCCTAATAGGTACCCACAAGGATAAGCTTGGTGGAGTCTCAACAGATGGTCCAGAAAAAGAAAAATTGACCAGAGACAAACTGCTAGAGATAAACGCAGCATTGAAGCCAACAACCAAAACTTTCGAGAAAATTTTAGTTTTTCCCAAGCAAGAAAGTAACACTTCTGATGACACTGCTGATAAAGATGCTTCTGACAGGATGTCCTTTTTTGCCCTAGATAACAATAAAGGCACAGAGAACGCTGAAATTTCTCCGTTACGTGGCTTATTGAATAAACTATTTTACTTTCACTTCGGCAAAACCTCTCTTCCAATATCAAAAAATTGGCTTGTACTAGGAATTATTCTTCGAAAGGAATATCAAATTGTCACAGTAGAAGATTGTATCGAAATAGGCAAAAGGTTGGAGATGGATGAAGAAGAAACCACAATTTGCCTCCTCTACCTTCATAGTATAGGATCGATCCTGTACTATACGGATGTTCCCAATGATGATGATCCCCGCTGGCTCCTCAAAGGTCATGTCATCTGCTTACCTCAAGTGATCTTTGATAGCATAAGCCAACTGATAATCGTTTCAATGCAGAATGTTCATGGTGGAGGCCTCAACACTGAGTTTGAGGTAGCAGAATTGATCATGAAAGGTCAGTTCACACTAGAGGCCATCGAGAGACATTGCAAACTAGATGTTGAAGTTTCCAAAAAGCTGAAAAACAATTTACTGATACCATCTGGACCGCTTGTGAAACTTCTCAAGTACCTCAACCTTCTCTCTGAGATCACACACAAAGATGAAGATGGTGAACGAATCACGTACCTCATGCCAGCTATCTTGAAGTGTGCTTCACAAGACGAGCTGACCAAGCCACCTCAACCAGACACCAACAACCCAGAACCACTCCACGTCACATTCAGCTTTGGTTACGTACCAACAGGAGTCTTCTGTGGGCTCATCACTCGACTAGTTTCCCAAGGCCCTCATGGAATTCTCGGATTGACGTGGGAATTGATGGAAGATGGCGTCAAACGAAATTATGTGGAATTTCTAGTTGCCAAATCAAACAAGATCACGTTGCTAGCACATGCTCGATGCTACGAAATTAGAGTTGTCCGTCGTCTCTGTCAGGTCTCTCTCCATGATCTTTGTACCTACGTTCTCTCGGTGATGCTCTACACGCTCAAAAGCCTTTACCCACAGTTGGTTCCACaaattgcattccaatgtcCGTGCCCTGATCACCAGACGAGTGGAGGTATGGATAATCTGTGTGTCCTTGCTAAGGATTTCTGGGTCCAGTTTCTCTGTAGACACAAGCCAGTCACTCTCAGGAAATATCAGCAAGTGTGGCTGGGAAAG GTTGCCAGCATTGGTCAGAAGGCAAGCTTGTGTGTGCTTAAGTTTGTTAGAAATCCTGCAAAGCAGTTTTCCTTTGATTGGAGTAAAGTGGGAGATGATGACACAGCACCTGTTCCCAGCAAACCCAACACTGTGAGCTTCCCGAGTGTGAGAGAGGAGGACTTTGGTCACTACCAGTGTGAGGTGAAGGATGCAGCTGCTGGGAAAGTGCTCCTCACTCTCTACACAGCTCTCTACAAACACCAGTCAA ATCCTCTAGCCTCAGGCCAGCGCAAAAGGTCATTGCCATCAGATGTAGAAGTTGAATCTCTGTCGAAGCGTCCAAAGAATGATGTCACTGTAcaag gatcgTCACAAGAGGAGCCTACTAGCAGAAACCAAACAGTAGAAATTGCACAACAACGGTCGTCCATTGTTCTGACTGGAGATGATATTCTAACAATTTGTGAGAAGCTGAGAAGTGCAAGCAAAGATTGGTTCAACTTGGGACTGGCTCTCGGAATGAAGATTACAGACTTGGAAGACATTGAAGATGCATACCGCCATAACCAACACCGCCTAATGAAAATGGTAACCAAGCGTCTTGAAATCACTGATCCAGAGCACCcgatgacatggccttacatatgtgaatgtctaaggaggcctactgttgagcgtaacgatgtagccgaggaaattgaagacaagtatgtgaggacagcaactgcagttgctcatAGTGCCACCAATTGA
- the LOC135352042 gene encoding uncharacterized protein LOC135352042 isoform X6 produces MDTPTHPPTHAHTHAHRRLETEPDTPTVQEQLARDLWEAVNNDNVSKVRSVLGQGANPNHQLYWSEEWRTNDRRPPVHRACWRGYLEITRALVSGGADIEKGDRRWGRTAFHWACRGGHMETVVYLSQEMKCRIDVRDEWDVTPLHQACLGGSIQVVKYFVEVLKVDVDVTDVNGKTPLDKAVVGCKTEVIDYLQSIQPSTPEPDTRNGSEQLLSNSIVDMTSSMTSDPLSGQQTPSAGDEQPETIDTQNDSTQLSTDDQTLSSTPLTEEDSDALEKLLLDNKISLTGERTYETVVHHLRELGHMELAANLRENLDKVIKWQRRYLDRLMTLMVDKETIDMCTLKLCLVGPPHVGKTTTLNRLLQVYENIQSAGDKAKHPSTLLANCIQVMALINKDEWISSKDVDEEAKMIFGYLCGNLTLDEIDIPNEESTKATRSEETVPYKVHTQTVQQATLTDSEDKAAVTHSNKLAQVILRLQKLIKSGNYSQMAKCLGNTLLNINDVGGQPEFLEMLPALSNGPAMYLVFLDLSKELDKPYKIPFCRDGKVITPYKSMHTVKTAVSQILSSIASVRHMSEISKPLLKTPQLKEKFEAFLTVPPVAALIGTHKDKLGGVSTDGPEKEKLTRDKLLEINAALKPTTKTFEKILVFPKQESNTSDDTADKDASDRMSFFALDNNKGTENAEISPLRGLLNKLFYFHFGKTSLPISKNWLVLGIILRKEYQIVTVEDCIEIGKRLEMDEEETTICLLYLHSIGSILYYTDVPNDDDPRWLLKGHVICLPQVIFDSISQLIIVSMQNVHGGGLNTEFEVAELIMKGQFTLEAIERHCKLDVEVSKKLKNNLLIPSGPLVKLLKYLNLLSEITHKDEDGERITYLMPAILKCASQDELTKPPQPDTNNPEPLHVTFSFGYVPTGVFCGLITRLVSQGPHGILGLTWELMEDGVKRNYVEFLVAKSNKITLLAHARCYEIRVVRRLCQVSLHDLCTYVLSVMLYTLKSLYPQLVPQIAFQCPCPDHQTSGGMDNLCVLAKDFWVQFLCRHKPVTLRKYQQVWLGKVASIGQKASLCVLKFVRNPAKQFSFDWSKVGDDDTAPVPSKPNTVSFPSVREEDFGHYQCEVKDAAAGKVLLTLYTALYKHQSRSSQEEPTSRNQTVEIAQQRSSIVLTGDDILTICEKLRSASKDWFNLGLALGMKITDLEDIEDAYRHNQHRLMKMVTKRLEITDPEHPMTWPYICECLRRPTVERNDVAEEIEDKYVRTATAVAHSATN; encoded by the exons atggacacacccacacacccacccacacacgcacacacacatgcacacaggagACTGGAAACTGAACCAGATACACCCAC tgttcagGAGCAGCTGGCCAGGGATCTGTGGGAGGCTGTAAACAATGATAATGTCAGCAAAGTGAGGTCCGTTTTGGGACAGGGGGCCAACCCAAAtcaccagctctactggagtgagGAGTGGAGGACGAATGATAGACGCCCTCCAGTACACCGAGCATGCTGGAGGGGCTACCTGGAGATCACTAGAGCACTCGTTAGTGGTGGAGCTGATATAGAGAAAGGTGATAGACGATGGGGCAGGACTGCATTTCACTGGGCGTGTAGGGGAGGACATATGGAGACTGTGGTGTATTTATCACAAGAGATGAAATGTCGTATTG ATGTGAGGGACGAGTGGGACGTAACACCACTGCACCAGGCTTGTTTGGGAGGAAGTATACAAGTTGTAAAATACTTTGTGGAGGTACTCAAGGTTGATGTTG ATGTGACTGATGTTAATGGCAAGACTCCTCTTGACAAGGCAGTAGTGGGTTGTAAAACTGAAGTTATCGATTATCTCCAGTCTATACAGCCCTCCACTCCTGAACCAG ATACTCGAAATGGTTCCGAACAACTTCTTTCTAATTCAATTGTTGACATGACCTCATCAA tgacctctgaccctctGTCTGGTCAACAGACACCCAGTGCTGGCGATGAACAACCAGAAACAATTG ATACTCAAAATGATTCCACACAACTTTCAACGGATGACCAAACCTTGTCAA GCACTCCATTGACTGAGGAAGACTCTGATGCTCTAGAAAAGCTGCTCCTAGACAACAAAATCTCTTTGACTGGTGAAAGGACATATGAGACAGTAGTTCACCACCTTCGTGAGCTCGGACATATGGAACTTGCAGCCAACCTGAGGGAAAACCTCGACAAAG TTATCAAATGGCAGCGTCGATACCTCGATAGACTCATGACTCTAATGGTTGATAAAGAAACAATCGATATGTGCACTCTGAAACTGTGTCTCGTTGGTCCGCCTCACGTTGGGAAGACAACCACACTCAATCGTCTACTGCAAGTGTATGAAAACATTCAATCAGCTGGAGACAAAGCGAAACATCCAAGCACTCTACTAGCTAACTGTATCCAAGTTATGGCGTTGATTAATAAAGATGAGTGGATATCTTCCAAGGATGTCGATGAAGAAGCCAAGATGATATTTGGTTATCTATGTGGCAATTTAACTCTCGATGAAATAGATATACCCAATGAAGAATCGACAAAGGCCACCCGATCTGAAGAAACAGTACCTTACAAAGTCCACACACAAACTGTACAACAAGCCACACTTACCGACTCTGAGGATAAAGCCGCTGTAACCCACAGCAACAAACTAGCACAGGTCATTCTTCGACTGCAAAAGCTGATAAAGAGCGGAAACTACTCCCAAATGGCCAAATGTCTTGGCAACACCTTGCTGAACATAAACGATGTCGGAGGCCAACCAGAATTCCTAGAAATGCTACCAGCCCTGAGCAATGGTCCTGCCATGTATCTAGTGTTCTTGGATCTGAGCAAGGAACTTGACAAGCCCTACAAGATTCCATTCTGTCGTGATGGTAAAGTCATCACTCCTTATAAATCAATGCACACAGTGAAAACCGCAGtctctcaaatcctctcaTCCATTGCTAGTGTGCGTCACATGTCGGAAATTTCGAAGCCTCTCTTAAAAACTCCTCAGTTGAAGGAAAAATTTGAAGCTTTTCTCACTGTCCCTCCAGTGGCAGCCCTAATAGGTACCCACAAGGATAAGCTTGGTGGAGTCTCAACAGATGGTCCAGAAAAAGAAAAATTGACCAGAGACAAACTGCTAGAGATAAACGCAGCATTGAAGCCAACAACCAAAACTTTCGAGAAAATTTTAGTTTTTCCCAAGCAAGAAAGTAACACTTCTGATGACACTGCTGATAAAGATGCTTCTGACAGGATGTCCTTTTTTGCCCTAGATAACAATAAAGGCACAGAGAACGCTGAAATTTCTCCGTTACGTGGCTTATTGAATAAACTATTTTACTTTCACTTCGGCAAAACCTCTCTTCCAATATCAAAAAATTGGCTTGTACTAGGAATTATTCTTCGAAAGGAATATCAAATTGTCACAGTAGAAGATTGTATCGAAATAGGCAAAAGGTTGGAGATGGATGAAGAAGAAACCACAATTTGCCTCCTCTACCTTCATAGTATAGGATCGATCCTGTACTATACGGATGTTCCCAATGATGATGATCCCCGCTGGCTCCTCAAAGGTCATGTCATCTGCTTACCTCAAGTGATCTTTGATAGCATAAGCCAACTGATAATCGTTTCAATGCAGAATGTTCATGGTGGAGGCCTCAACACTGAGTTTGAGGTAGCAGAATTGATCATGAAAGGTCAGTTCACACTAGAGGCCATCGAGAGACATTGCAAACTAGATGTTGAAGTTTCCAAAAAGCTGAAAAACAATTTACTGATACCATCTGGACCGCTTGTGAAACTTCTCAAGTACCTCAACCTTCTCTCTGAGATCACACACAAAGATGAAGATGGTGAACGAATCACGTACCTCATGCCAGCTATCTTGAAGTGTGCTTCACAAGACGAGCTGACCAAGCCACCTCAACCAGACACCAACAACCCAGAACCACTCCACGTCACATTCAGCTTTGGTTACGTACCAACAGGAGTCTTCTGTGGGCTCATCACTCGACTAGTTTCCCAAGGCCCTCATGGAATTCTCGGATTGACGTGGGAATTGATGGAAGATGGCGTCAAACGAAATTATGTGGAATTTCTAGTTGCCAAATCAAACAAGATCACGTTGCTAGCACATGCTCGATGCTACGAAATTAGAGTTGTCCGTCGTCTCTGTCAGGTCTCTCTCCATGATCTTTGTACCTACGTTCTCTCGGTGATGCTCTACACGCTCAAAAGCCTTTACCCACAGTTGGTTCCACaaattgcattccaatgtcCGTGCCCTGATCACCAGACGAGTGGAGGTATGGATAATCTGTGTGTCCTTGCTAAGGATTTCTGGGTCCAGTTTCTCTGTAGACACAAGCCAGTCACTCTCAGGAAATATCAGCAAGTGTGGCTGGGAAAG GTTGCCAGCATTGGTCAGAAGGCAAGCTTGTGTGTGCTTAAGTTTGTTAGAAATCCTGCAAAGCAGTTTTCCTTTGATTGGAGTAAAGTGGGAGATGATGACACAGCACCTGTTCCCAGCAAACCCAACACTGTGAGCTTCCCGAGTGTGAGAGAGGAGGACTTTGGTCACTACCAGTGTGAGGTGAAGGATGCAGCTGCTGGGAAAGTGCTCCTCACTCTCTACACAGCTCTCTACAAACACCAGTCAA gatcgTCACAAGAGGAGCCTACTAGCAGAAACCAAACAGTAGAAATTGCACAACAACGGTCGTCCATTGTTCTGACTGGAGATGATATTCTAACAATTTGTGAGAAGCTGAGAAGTGCAAGCAAAGATTGGTTCAACTTGGGACTGGCTCTCGGAATGAAGATTACAGACTTGGAAGACATTGAAGATGCATACCGCCATAACCAACACCGCCTAATGAAAATGGTAACCAAGCGTCTTGAAATCACTGATCCAGAGCACCcgatgacatggccttacatatgtgaatgtctaaggaggcctactgttgagcgtaacgatgtagccgaggaaattgaagacaagtatgtgaggacagcaactgcagttgctcatAGTGCCACCAATTGA